GCCCATGGCAACATGGTGTTCTTTGACCTGCTCGGCGTGGTGGTGGTGGCGTACCCGGCCCATGTTGGCACCATCATCAACTACACGACTGCCATAGCAACCTTCCTCTACCTGTTTAAGAAGTGCCTCCARCCCAGCAACGTGGGTAAGTGGTATCATGAGCATATTTTgacatttattcatttattaaatgGATAGGGACCCGTGGAAAGGTTGGAGGAGTGCGTGTCAGAAGGGCAGTGGTTCTGATTCGAGCCCACGCKAACGTGTTCCAGGTTCAGAGGCACTAAGCACATGACACTCTGCCCccgaatgggtgttgtatgtttGTGAAGGATGTTAATGTGGTCTAAGAGTCAGTGCAGAGCAGGTTGGTCTGGTTATGTAACCCGGGCACAGGGTCTTTTCTAGTGCGGAacagccaactcctatggtcgttCCATTTACAGTCTAGATCTTTTCTTCTGAAGTAGGTTCAAGCTGACgacgtctgtctgtccctgtctctctgccaggAGGTCGTTACGCGAAGGAGTTGGCATGTGCCACGATGGCGGTCATCCTCAGCTGGTTGGTCACTCTGCTGACCGTGGTCTTTATAGCCTTTGTGGTGTCACTGATGGGACGATCCATGTTCTGGTAGTACCACATgaaacacacattttcttcaggaaatgtaccttttctagtttattctgtttttatttaaaaacattgagatattaatatTGAGTATAACAAGAACAGAAATATGGAAGTAGACTTATCAAATCAATATTTGTTCTGTATGTATATATTGGCTTGTCCCCACCACCCACTTTGGAGGacaattctatatatttttttaaataatgttgaaTATTATCATTACATATAGAAGTCAAGTCAATTTTgcataaatattgtattttccaTTGTCCTCTCTTTAGGTACAAcaacttctacacctgcatgttTATGTACGGTTCTGCTGCCACTGGGATGATGGTCCTCTTCCACACACTTTCCAAGAACCTCTATggggtgagctgtgtgtgtgggtgggcgtGCGGTGCGTGCCCCACGCTGGTCAAGAACCTCTTGTACGGGGTGAGCAGAGCATTCTGTCTACCTGTACATTCACAGTGGCTTAAAGTTAAACCACAGTAAGCTTTCCTCCCACTGGTcataaactggttgaatcaacgttgtttcaaagtCATTTTCTCCGCGTTGTGACCTGGAATAGGTAGATTTAAACAACATTCTCCCCCTTGCAACATGACGGGGTCTCCCTAATGAGTACAGAATGCAGTATGCTGCAGTATTTACTAGCCTCAGAGGAGGAGAGCGTTATTCGGTGTGTGTGGTAAAAGGTATTCTCAGGAGGGTATTTAGAGTGTGCAGACATGCACAGTGGCTAGTAATAATGAAGTGGTTTTGAACTCTGAACAGCCTGTGAATTAGGCCTCTGTTAGTGCTCAGCTCATACATCTATAAGTGGagctgggagagagtgagaggttgCCATGGCACGAGAGAGTGCAAGCAGGGGGAAACAAGAGAGAGCGTGAGCAGGGGGAAACAAGCGAGTGCGAGCAGGGGGAAAGAGAGCGCGAGCATGGGGAAAGAGAGTGCGAGCAGGGGGAAACAAGAGAGTGCGAGCAGGGGGAAAACAAGAGAGTGCGAGCAGGGGAAACAAGAGAAGTGCGGGAGCAGGGGGAAAGAGAGTGGGAGCAGGGGGAAACAAGAGAGTGCGGAGCAGGGGAGAAACAAGAGAAGTGGGCGAGCAGGGGAAAGAGAGTGGCGAGCAGGGGGAAACAAGAGAGTGCGCAGAGGGGAAAACAGAGAGTGCGAGCAGGGGGAAACAAGAGAGTGCGAGCAGGGGGAAAGAGAGCGCGAGCAGGGGAAACAAGAGAGTGCGAGCAGGGGGGAAAAAGAGAGTGCGAGCAGGGGGAAACAAGAGAGTGCGAGCAGGGGAAAGAGAGCGCGAGCAGGGGGAAAAGGAGTGCGAGCAGGGGGAAAGAGAGCGCGAGCAGGGGGACAAGAGAGTGCGAGCAGGGGAAAGAGACGGAGCAGGGGAAAGAGAGGCGAGCAGGGGAAAACAGAGAGTGGCGAGCAGGGGAGAAAGAGGCGCGagccaggggggaagagagagtgcgagcaggggaaagagagagtgcgGGCAGGGGAAACAAGAGAGAGGGCGAGCAAGGAGCGAGGGAGCAGGGGAAAAAGAGTGCGAGCAGGGGAAAAGAGTGGCCgagcagggggaaaagagagcgcagcagggggaacaaagaGAGTGCGAGCAGGGGAAAAGGAGAGCGCGGAGcaaggggaaaaggagagaggcgAGCAGGGGAAAGAAAGAGCGCGAGCAGGGGAGAGAGTGCGAGCAGGGGGAAGAGAAGCGCGAGCAGGGgaaagagagcggagagggagaagAGCGCGAGCAAGGGGGAAGAGAGCGCGAGCATGGGAAAGAGAGCGCAAGCAGGGGAAAGAGAGGCGCGAGCAGGGGAAAGAGAGCGGAGCAATGGGGGGAAAAGAGAGCGCAAGCAGGGGGAAAGAGAGCGCGAGCATGGGGAAAGAAGCGCGAGCATGGGGAAAGAGAAGCGCGGCAGGGGAAAGAGAGCGTGGCagaggaaaacccagagttactctactgcagaggataagtcctCTTGAACatcaatgttcagaggagactgtgggtgaatcaggccttcattgtcgaattgctgcaagagcactaaaaaggacaccaataagaagagacttgcttggggaaAGAGAGCGCGAGCATGGGGAAAGAGAGCGCGAGCAGGGGGAAAGAGAGCGTGAGCCAGagggaaagacccagagttatctctgctgcagagcataagtCCTCtgaaacatcagctgtcagaggagaatcaggccttccattgtcgaattgctgcaaagaaacccacTAAtataggacaccaataagaagagacttgcttttgggccaagaaacatgagcaatggacattagcccggtggaaatatgtcctttggtctgatgagtccaaatttgtgatttttggttccaaccgctgtgtctttgtgagacgcagagtaggtgaatggatgatctctgcatgtgtggttcccacagcattcttcatatatttttcaacaggacaatgaccaaacacacctccaggctgtaagggctattttaccaagaaggagagtgatggagtgctgcgtcagatgacctggcctccacaatcacccgacctcaacccaattgagatggtttgggatgagttggaccacagagtgaaggaaaagcagccaacaagagctcagcatatgtggaaactccttcaagactgttggaaaaatattccatggtgaagctggttgagagaatgccaagtgtgtaaagctgtcatcaaagcgaagggtggctactttgaagaatctaaaatatattttttgatgagagagagagagaaagaagaccgTATTAGAgatacagatccacaaagaatttgaaaacaaacccaattccCTTATCTACTGGGtgtaataccacagtgtgccatcaccgcagcaagatttgtgacctgttgccacaagaaaagggcaaccagtgaagaacaaacaccattgtaaatacaacccatatttatgtttttgtaCAATActttgtatatagacataatgacatttgaaatgtctttattcttttggaacttctgtgagtgtttaatttttgtttatttcacttttgtttattatctacttcacttgctttggcgatGTTGGCATGTTTCCCATTCCAGTAAagaccttaaattgaattgagagagcagggggaaagagcaagagagagcaggtggaaagagcgagagagagaccctcCCATCCCTCTCACTCTATCTAGACTGAAGTTCAGACACACTCCATCTCTCACATGTTCACTTTGCAAGGCCACAGTTGGGTTCCAGGGAGAACACAGCTCAAAACAAGTGTtattgatttttttgatttttttgattttatttttgcattttccaattaacaacattcaagacaaatgtgaaaagatattagacaacaataggacaaagtgacagtaacagaTGAACGTAACAAAGAAAGTAAAAATCaaacaaattataattatatatacaaacaaacatacaataaaaaaagattataatgagacattggatcatatggtcacctgccgtaggctacatattatacattacgtgtgaaacattatataaggataatatagagattcattcaatgtgatgtggggggagattctccatatagtcaataaaaggttgccaaattctgtaaaatgtgtttaaCTTATTCCTCAAGCGGTACGTgattttctccagtgggatacaactattaACTTCTGATAGCCACATGGCAACTGGCAGGGGGGAATCCAATTTCCATTTCaaggcaatacatttcttggcaatcgctagcaatatttctgttagctttatagtatggctttgcctaagattggtgttagtaaagttgcccagtagacagacctccgggtctaaagggaatgcaaccccgtgaattgaggatatggtatcgcataccccctgccagaaaccgtgtagttttgaacactgccaagtggaatggaggaatgttccttcatctgagccacatataaaacatagggaggagatatcagggttgaacttgtgcagtctagatggcgtgatatagagctgatggaggaaattaaactggatcagtctgtatctggagttcAGTGTGGATGTAACACCATTCCTGCATAGGTCACTCCATAGACCCTCATCAAGATCAATACCCAGATCTTTTTCCCATCTAAGTCGGGGTTTATCTAGTCCAGGCAGTGTTAGTCCTGAYATAAGAGCATCGTAAACACGGGAAATGGTCTTGAACAGTGGTTGGTCTGCGTGGCAGAGTTGTTCAATAGGTGACATCTTAGGTAGGTTCCATTGTCCCTTGAGAGACACCCTAATAAAGTTTCGTAGTTGTAGGTAGCTAAAGAAGTCCCTGTTAGGcaagtggtatttctgtttcagctgatCAAAAGACATAAGAACTCCCTCCTCGTAACAATGTTCCAGAAGAGTGATCCCCTTATCAGACCATGGTCTAAAGTTACTATTCTGGAAAAACATAGGAATCAATCTATTGTTCCACAAAGGGGTTTTAGGGGAAAGGAATCCCCCTCGTCCAAACAGCTCTTGCAGTTTGCACCATGTCAGGACAGAATGTATGATTAAAGGGTTGTCTGTGATGGTTTTTATAGATTTTCTGTCccatttgtaaaacaattctGCCCCAGTGTCATCGTTTACCTCAAGCTTTTCAATGTTCAACCATGAGGGAGAGGGACCCTTATCAAACCTCTGAGCCAGAAACCTAGACTGTGCAGCCCAGTAGTACATTCTAAAATTGGGGAGGTTTAAGCCTCCTTGACTGtaatccagggtcagtttatccaGGCCAACCCTAGGGGTTTTGCCGTGCCAGATAAACCATCTGGTCATCTtgtcgagagaggaaaagaatgctgcggggacagggatagggagagattgaaacagatatagaaatctgggcaggacattcattttaattacattgattCTACCCAGTAGAGTGAGAGGTAAGTCCATCCATTTACAAAGGTCACCCTCCACCTTTTGTAACAAACTGGCCAGATTGAGTTTATAGAGGTTGTTCAGGTTACCATCCACCATTATGCCCAAATATGTGAAGCCCATAGGCGaccatctaaaaggaaacttGTGCTTGATGGTATGATGGTCAAAGACAGACAACGGTAAGATTTCGCTTTTATCTAAATTGACCTTATATCCAGAGAAATAACTATAACACTGTAGTAGGATctgcaagtgagagagggagtgttctgGGTTTGTTAGAAATAAGATAAGGTCGTCCGCAAAGAGTGATCATTTATGGGTATGGGGGCCCACCTCAAAGCCATGTATGTCAGGGCACGTTCTAATAGCCTCAGCCAACGGTTCGATGGTGAGGGCAAAGAGGTGGGGGCTAATTGGGCAACCTTGTCTGTTCCCCCTATAGAAAactagaaagaggaggaagtaatCCCGTTGGTAGCAATCCTAGCTTTAGGAGATTTGTAGAGTGATTTTATCAAATTTACAAACACGGTGCCTAAACCAAACTTTTCCAAGACGCGAAAGAGGTATGGCCATTCAAccctatcaaaggccttttcagcaTCGAGGGAGACTGCGACActaggtattttgtttttgttagcagCTCGAAAGCATTCTGTCTATTCAACAAAAACAGAAATTATTTTCAAGTTTCTTTCCAGAAGATGTCTTAGTTACATGTATTATAACTATAAAAGTTGTTTTAAAGTTGAGGGTGCCGTATTTAAGAACTTGACAATGAGGACGAAAAGCTAGCATAGTTCAACTAGCCAGCTAATTTACCCAGGGAAAATCGGGGAAAACATGCTGGGCTCACATGCGCAATAGGCTAATTCAGGGACACAGATTGTAGTTTTTATGCCTGATATCAGGAGCTGGCAGCTAACAGTTGAATAAAAAAATTCAGAGAGCAAAACGAATACATCAGATGACAAATATTTAAGGAGAGAGGATCGGAGTCGTGATGCGCGAAGCAGGGTGGTTGTCTGAAAGGAGCCTCCTGATAAAACCCTCACAATTTCCTCAAAGTTCGATAGAATAGTCAATTTAGTATAATGTTTTTTGAGGGGAaagttacttttttatttgttttatcgtctgcgtttaaaaaaaatcagcttCAACGCGTATACGTAGCATGATCGCTAGCGCAGCGGCTAACAGGGATAGCTTGTTAGCACTTCAGCAAGCATGATGTTGAAAGGGCAGAACATAGAACCCGCTCGTTGTCGGCCTTCAATATCCCTACagaaggccatggaagaaatgggTGTAGTCGGCACCATTCTTGAATCGGATGTCTCTCAGGTAAGCAATCTCAGATGGATATGCAAGAAGATGTATCGGTCATATTACAGAGGCTCGATTGAGGCAGTGGGTCGGATATCAACAGTGTAGGGAAATGACCGGCTGATCAAGAAAGCTGAGAAGAACGCCAAACTTTATGAGGATCTCCACAGAACCGTGCAGGATGCAGCTAACTGAGACAGGCACTTCATTTTAAGACTTTTAGTAGTCAAGTAGGGTCTGGAGGATGGCAGGCTGAGGAATGCGTGAGACAAATGATCTTGAATCTCTGGGGGTGGATTTGGTAGAATCTGAGCTTCACCGAGTTCCACGGTTCCTTTGCACCAATACCCACACGAGAATCAGCCGCCCATACTGACATCATCCGCTTTCTCAGGGGTCTGGAGAGAAAGAGTGCTGGCCTCTGCGAAGGGGAATGTATCGGAGAAGAGAGTGGTGACTTGGAAGGACTGCAGCGATCAATCTTTCCCGATATGATCAGGAGCCGGCGGATAAAAGGAGGCTGCATGAGGTTGGATGTACATTTCACACTCTCTCGGTTACAAGCGGTCTCTCGCAGACCAAGTGGAGGAGGGCTTTTTTCTTCAAGTAGAAAAACAAAGGGAGAGGGtggggtgttttgtgttgtgtggggtggttgttactgtttttttgtgttgtgttgtgtgggggttgttactgtttttgttttgtgttgtgtggggtggttgttactgttttttgtgttgtttgtgtggggtGGTTTgtactgttttttgttttgtgtttgtgggggtggttgttactgttttttgtgttgtgttgtgtggggtgtgttgttactgttttttgtttttgtgttgtgtgtggggtggttgttactgttttttgtgttgtgtgtgtggggtggttgttactgtttttgttttgttgttgttggggggtgttacgttttttgtgttgtgtgttgtggggtggttgttactgttttttgtttgtgttgttgtggggtggttgttactgttttgtgtgtggggggttgtttactgttttttgtgttgtgtggggtgttgttatgtttttgttttctgttgtgtgggtgggttgttactgttttttgtgttgtgtgttgtggttgttactgtttttgtgttgttggtgtggttgttactgttttttgatttgtttgtgtgggtggtttgttatgttttttggatttgtgttgtgtggggtggttgtttactgttttttgatttgtgtttgtttgtgttggttgttactgttttttttgatttgtgttgtgtggggggttgttactgttttttgatttgtgtgttgtgtggggtggttgttactgtttttttgagttgtgttgtgtggggggttattactgttttttgtgtttgtgttgtgtgggtggttttgttactttttttgatttgtgttgtgtggggggttattactgtttttttgtgttgtgttgtgtggggtggttgttactgtttttttgatttgtgttgtgtgggtggttgttactgttttttgattgtgttgtggtgggtggttgttactgttttttgatttgtgtgttgttgtgtggttgttactgtttttgtttgttgtgtgggggggttgttatttttttgtgtgtgtgttgtgggggtggttgttatgtttttgtttgtgttgtgtggtgtggttgttactgttttttgattttgtgttgtgtggggtggttGTTACTGGTTTTtgatttgtgttgtgtggttgttactgttttttgattttgtgttgtgtggttgttactgttttgatttgtgttgtgtggggtggggtggttgtttctgtgtttgtgtgtgtggggtggtttgttactgtttttgttgttgttggttgtgtggggtggttgttactgttttttgatttgtgtggtgtggttgttagTTTTTGatttgttgttggtgtgttaGGTTATGGCTCATGCAAGTGTTTTTTAGCGCAACCATGTTGAGGTTTAATATATGGCAGCACCAAAAATGATTGATTTTCTAAATAATTCTAACACCCAATATGCAAGGTTTGATAATGTCTGAAACATATAAAAATTCATTTTATGGAATATCAACGGTTCACAGAATCCTATTAAGAGGAAGAAAATGTGTTCCGGTATGTTATCTCAAATCTAACAAGTGGATATAGCTTTTATTCAATCAACTAATTGGTTGATTCAGAGGCTGTAATTGAAAAGGGATTGGGTTGGGCAggtattttcatatcttattttCAAGCAACAAACATGGTGTTGCAATTTTGGTACATAAGTTGAATTTTTCATGTTAAAGCAATATAATTGAGGAGAAAGAATGATTTGTTGTTGAGGCTCTGGTAATGGTAATAAGGTTTGTGTAATATTTTATGCACCAAACAAGGAGGATCCTGGTTTTGTCATGAGGTTAACCTCAATGGGATCGTGTCCCCACCGCGGGAGAGAGTTGAGCTAACATGCACTATATGATTAGCATGACATTGTAAGTAAAAGaacattcccaggacatagacaagtcttatatgggcagaaagcttaattattgttaatctaactgcacgtCCAATTTcacagctattacagtgaaaaaataccatgctattgtttgaggagagtgcacaaaaaAAAATTAAGCACAGAACTGGTTGACATtcactctgaaggtaaataatgtacttacattcagtatcTTGCTCTGATTGGTCATCCTGAGGgtccagagataaaatgtagcataggtAAATCAATTTTTATATCAATGTAGGAATGGGTTTACAGTTTGAACCCTGCTGTCTTTTTTAAGATTTGGGTATGTCGTTCAAGTGAAAATTGAAGAGGCAGCCCAATCTTACGACATTCCCAAGAGGTATGGTTAAGATTCATAAGATGCTTGGAATTTCCcagtagaaaaaaatattttccatatGGCACAACTCAAATCAAATATTCCATTGGTTTACATACAcgtttggcagatgttattgcgggtgtagcgaaatgcttgtgtttctagctccaacagtgcactaATATCTACAAGTAAAttcttaacaatttcacaacaatacacaatctAAAGtgaggaatggaattaagaatatatcatATTTGGTCGAGGAATGTTcaggagtggcatagactaatacagtataatagaacacagtaatatacatatgagatgagtatgcaaatatgtaatatttattaaagtgactaggtgtccattattaaagtggccagtgatttcgatctatgtatatagggcagcagctctaacgtgctagtgatggctatttaacagtctgatggccttgagatagaagctgttttcagtcactctgtcccagctttgatgcacctgtactgacctcacttctggatgatagcggggtgaacaggcagtggcttgggtggttgttgtccttgatgactttttggacttcctgtgacaatCGGGTGCTTTAGGtgacctggagggcaggtagttttgcccccgGTGAGCGTTGGGCCAGACCACAACACCCTTTGGAGGTCTGTGGTTGGCGGCGGGGcagttccgtaccaggcggtgattacagccgtacaggatgctctcaattgggcCTTGTAAAGTTTTAGTGCAAGCCAAATATCTTCagctcctgaagttgaagaggcgctgttgcgccttcgttgcgcttcttcaccacactgtctgcgtgggtgtaccatttcagtttgccaGTGAGTGTAcggccaaggaacttgaagctttccaaccTTCTCACTGCGGTTCGGCGATGTGGATTAGGGGTGCtaactctgctgtttcctgatgtccacaatcagctcctttgtttttggCCAGGGTTAAACAGCTTAAATGtctttactcacatcggctacaggtAGAAGGAAGGCCCACAGTCCTTTGGTATtggccgcatcggtggcactgtgttatcctcaagcGGGCGAAAAGTGTGTTAGCTTATCCGAAAGAAAGATGTCGggtggtgtccgcgacgtggctcgGTTTCCTTTTGTTGTTTGTGATTGATGTCTGTAGACCTGCGACATACGTTCGTGTCTGAGCcgtgaattgcgactccactgtgTCTCTGTACTGATTCTTTTGCCTGTTTTGATTGTAATACGTTNNNNNNNNNNNNNNNNNNNNNNNNNNNNNNNNNNNNNNNNNNNNNNNNNNNNNNNNNNNNNNNNNNNNNNNNNNNNNNNNNNNNNNNNNNNNNNNNNNNNgcattgtttaaagtgactagtgatccatgtattaaagtggccagtgatgagtctctatgtaggcagcagcctctctgagttattGTTTagcagtccgatggccttgagatagaagctgttcttcagtctctcggtcccagctttgatgcacctgtactgacctcgccttctggatggtagcggggtgaacaggcagtgactcgggtggttgttgtctttgaagatctttttggccttcctgtgacatcgggtgctgtaggtgttgtCACGACGGatcatagccccccccccctctctccctccacagttTTATTACTTAACGACAGGTCGTAAATTCTTGGAAGAGACCCTCTTCCCCTTTGGACATGcagtaagaggagagaggatttCACAGTGGAACAAAGAGGCTGATCCCACAAACTCCTACATTCCCCAAATTTGAGaatgaaacaatatttatatttttcagaaTGTGGAACCGGTCGGTGGGAAATCAAGGAACAGTCATGTCGagtttgtttcatttggtgacctcatgaaggacaGTAGACACACATTACTGTTTCTTCGTCTATATAAACTTCTCAATTATGGGATTTGCATCTGATGGTTGTGTAAAATATATGATtgaagatgaaactatttgtgagaagatgtgaTGTTGGCCTTCTCAACAAGATACTTGTTTACATATAAcgttttaactagtcagtggccacaccctcatgagcccagacatcacattaggcATCATAGAACCGCCCCTTCTTCACCAGAGTATAAAATCACTTCCAACTACATTTACATTCGATCAGAAAACATGGAGCTgacgctacatgttgaaatggttaagaactacaCCTTTACCAGaggacaagaccagagaacgtgGAGAGCATTCCCACGTTGAAATGGCGAATaaatctacaaactaaagaaCAATTATTCAGACTGCAGCTGTTTAAATACTCTGAAGTAACCANTCAGACTGCAGCTGTTTAAATACTCTGAAGTAACCATTCTAACAACCTACaactttgatctctggtggacaaatcAGAGGTTCTCTGTCGACTGACTATCCAGCAGAAGGATCGGCAATCGTAGAGGGACAACAAAAGGCAGACATTCGGAAATATGTCAATTGGAAtttattttcgaatgagcggtTGTTCATGTTCAAAGTATTAGCAATGAATGTAGTTATCCTCTATGAGTTTCCCGCTCAAGTGGTCcccaccccctttcctttgtctaccaagcagTCATATCGGTTTAGTCCGCTAGGAACTTTCtatttgtatcatgtagtaaccaatgtatgacctatttgtgtgtgtgtttatgtaattctgtgattgattaagttagttaataaataatcaagccaatttgtatatcgtcGATTCATGATtctatgctagggttcgtgcagatatccaagggtttgcgatgTCCagtaatgagactgatgaggtaatattCATTAATACGCGACTGTTTTGATAAGATATGAGTTATATTCGGGAAATTGAAACTCTAAACATGTTCCCATGGTTCCCTGACTCTAGTTAAAATTACAGGATTAGTTAGATCGTGCAATTAAAAttacacagagaattgatttgataatatacagtcttcacatttaatgatcaTCAACGACAAcagtgtcttggagggcaggtagtttgcccccgtt
This portion of the Salvelinus sp. IW2-2015 linkage group LG4q.1:29, ASM291031v2, whole genome shotgun sequence genome encodes:
- the LOC139024937 gene encoding endoplasmic reticulum metallopeptidase 1-like, which produces MSKELADPSEYAHGNMVFFDLLGVVVVAYPAHVGTIINYTTAIATFLYLFKKCLQPSNVGGRYAKELACATMAVILSWLVTLLTVVFIAFVVSLMGRSMFWYNNFYTCMFMYGSAATGMMVLFHTLSKNLYGVSCVCGWACGACPTLVKNLLYGVSRAFCLPVHSQWLKVKPQ